The sequence below is a genomic window from Bernardetia sp..
TGCACCTTCACTTGCATAGCCTTTTCCCCAGTATTTTTTATCTAATCGCCAGCCAATATCTACGCAAGGCGTAAAATCTGCTTCAAAATTTTGTTCTGCTATGCCAATAAAGCCAATAAACTCATTTGTTTCTAGCTCATCCACAGCGAAATAACAAAAACCATATTTCTCAAACTGGCTTGTCATTTTTTCTATCAAGGCTTCAGTTTGCTCTAAAGAAGGTAAGAATGGAAAAAACTCCATGACTTCTTTATCAGAATTGAGCTTGAAAAGTTTTTCTGTATCAGAGGGAAGCCAATTTCTAAAACCTAATCTTTTAGATGTAAAAATATATTTGTTATTCAAAGTAAAGTGGTTTTTTGTGAAACTCTATTTTGGTTAATTTTGCACTTGTAGCTCATTCTTTAGAATTACGAAGTAATCAGCGTAGCTAATGAGAAACATAAAAGAAAAAGTATATCAAGACAAAAGTAAAAATAAAATGGCATTAAAAATTACAGATGCATGTA
It includes:
- a CDS encoding GNAT family N-acetyltransferase, producing MNNKYIFTSKRLGFRNWLPSDTEKLFKLNSDKEVMEFFPFLPSLEQTEALIEKMTSQFEKYGFCYFAVDELETNEFIGFIGIAEQNFEADFTPCVDIGWRLDKKYWGKGYASEGAKRCLEFAFEEKGLDAIKSVAPKINQKSIRVMEKIGMQHVKDFKHPALKDDKRLETCVLYEIKNPMI